From one Lycium ferocissimum isolate CSIRO_LF1 chromosome 7, AGI_CSIRO_Lferr_CH_V1, whole genome shotgun sequence genomic stretch:
- the LOC132065775 gene encoding uncharacterized protein LOC132065775 isoform X2 produces MYPVERELGHLQSYVRNNSAPEGCIAEGYIMEECLTFCSRYLEGDIETRFNRPRRNDDDNEINASSESTILSNLFPASGKPVGAIKTLPIPPLEIIQAHRYVLTNCEIVDPFREKFRIEVTRMHRSKKNYAKVVEEYVHKHFHEWLKRYVARKDGADITPEIEWLANGPNNVVRRFKEYNVHGFKFRTVRKEQGLRTQNSGVVMSAVTKRFSSGRESIEQSSDDMYYGKLVDIIELNYYA; encoded by the exons ATGTACCCTGTTGAAAG GGAACTCGGCCACTTGCAATCTTATGTTCGTAACAATTCCGCACCGGAAGGTTGTATAGCTGAAGGGTACATTATGGAGGAATGTCTCACTTTTTGTTCTAGATATTTGGAGGGTGATATTGAAACAAGGTTTAATCGACCAAGGCGTAATGATGATGACAACGAGATCAATGCTAGTAGTGAATCAACTATCTTGTCAAACTTGTTTCCTGCATCAGGCAAACCTGTTGGTGCTATTAAAACTCTACCCATACCTCCCTTGGAAATCATACAAGCTCACCGATATGTGCTAACCAATTGTGAAATAGTTGATCCATTTCGAGA GAAGTTTAGAATTGAGGTCACTAGGATGCATCGTAGCAAAAAAAACTATGCAAAAGTTGTGGAGGAATATGTGCACAAACATTTTCACGAGTGGCTTAAGCGATAT GTTGCAAGAAAGGATGGTGCGGATATTACACCTGAAATTGAATGGCTTGCAAATGGGCCAAATAATGTTGTGAGGAGATTCAAGGAGTATAACGTTCATGGATTTAAGTTTCGTACTGTGAGGAAGGAGCAAGGGTTGAGAACACAAAATAGTGGTGTTGTTATGTCTGCGGTTACTAAGAGATTTTCAAGTGGCAGAGAATCTATTGAACAATCAAGTGATGATATGTACTATGGTAAATTGGTTGACATCATAGAGTTAAATTATTACG CCTAG